A portion of the Flavobacterium magnum genome contains these proteins:
- a CDS encoding glycoside hydrolase family 3 N-terminal domain-containing protein — translation MHHSFLRLITLSLLAVGVCNCASRKSLQAKPVAHKGDTIHEFRQDEIGKSNAGRNEKFPFLRDSDAQNKWVDSIYGKMTFEEKLGQLFMISAYSNKDSVHYNMIDRMIRNYKIGGLIFFQGGPGRQARLTNRFQSKSKIPLFIAIDAEWGVSMRLDSTYRFPWNMTLGAIRDKELIRKVGTQMGKESKRLGINFNFAPVLDINTNPKNPIIGFRSFGEDKTNVTASAIALMKGVQGENVFSTGKHFPGHGDTETDSHYALPLVNFTKERLEQVELYPYRQMFDEGLVSVMVAHLNVPSLEPRASYPSSISYNVVTDLLQKEMGFDGLVFTDALNMKAASNYRKPGEIDLEAFLAGNDMLLCAEDVPTAMEKLCVAYQDSLFSEERLAYSVKKILKFKYKAGLNHYKPINTANLSADINPSENTALQYQLYENAITVLKNAADVLPIKSVEKTRIAYVKLGDDNNTAFVTTLKKYADVTELADPNIDSLNVKLKDFDLVVVGFHKSDKAWKNHAFTDTEIQWVSQLAKQNKVILDVFTKPYSLSAIPDFAEIEGLIVSYQNSDVAQEVSAELIFGAIDAKGKLPVTINNEFRVNHGLATQKLDRLGFTAPENVDMNPQVLAKIDAIAQKAIDAKMTPGAQVLVARKGKVIYQKSFGYHTYDNTRKVRNSDVYDVASLTKILATLPNVMQAYDKGKVTLDSKLGSMLPVFANTDKKDITFKELLSHYARFEAWIPFYKSTLDSNKIPLPKYYSKVPDAMFSRQVADSLYILKDYNDTIMKAIANSRLIPKKEYKYSDFTFLILKEYLEKINHKTLDAQAYENFYRFLGANNTLFNPLQKFLKADIPPTEIDNYFRHQVLQGYVHDMAAAMEGGVAGHAGLFSNAMDVAKIMQMYLQKGHYGGHTFFGEKTFDDFNTCYFCADGNRRALGFDKQQLPGTQGPTCGCVSSLSFGHTGFTGTYAWADPETDIVYVFLSNRTYPDASAPNALSKNNIREDIQKVIQQAIIK, via the coding sequence TGAGGAAAAGTTGGGGCAGCTGTTCATGATTTCAGCCTATTCCAACAAGGATTCCGTCCATTACAATATGATTGACCGCATGATCCGAAATTACAAGATCGGCGGATTGATTTTCTTTCAGGGTGGTCCGGGCAGACAGGCCAGGCTCACCAACCGCTTCCAATCAAAATCCAAAATCCCGTTGTTTATCGCCATCGATGCGGAATGGGGTGTAAGCATGCGCCTCGATTCCACCTATCGCTTCCCGTGGAATATGACCCTTGGCGCCATCAGGGACAAGGAACTGATCCGGAAAGTCGGAACCCAGATGGGAAAAGAGAGTAAGCGGCTGGGCATCAATTTTAATTTTGCGCCGGTATTGGACATCAACACCAATCCGAAAAACCCGATCATTGGCTTCCGTTCTTTTGGAGAGGATAAAACGAACGTTACGGCTTCCGCTATTGCGCTGATGAAAGGTGTTCAGGGAGAAAATGTGTTCTCCACCGGAAAACATTTCCCTGGGCATGGCGACACGGAAACCGATTCGCATTACGCGCTCCCGCTGGTGAATTTTACGAAAGAACGGCTGGAGCAGGTAGAACTTTATCCTTACAGGCAAATGTTTGATGAAGGATTGGTTTCGGTGATGGTTGCGCACCTCAATGTTCCAAGCCTTGAGCCCCGTGCAAGTTATCCATCCTCCATTTCCTATAATGTGGTGACCGATTTGCTGCAGAAGGAAATGGGCTTTGACGGTTTGGTTTTCACCGATGCATTGAATATGAAAGCCGCATCGAACTATCGCAAGCCTGGGGAAATAGACCTGGAGGCATTTCTGGCAGGAAACGACATGCTCCTTTGTGCTGAAGACGTGCCCACCGCGATGGAAAAATTGTGCGTTGCCTACCAGGATTCGCTTTTTTCGGAAGAGAGGCTGGCCTACTCGGTGAAGAAAATCCTGAAATTCAAATACAAAGCGGGATTGAACCACTACAAGCCGATCAATACGGCTAACCTTTCCGCTGATATTAATCCGTCCGAAAATACGGCGCTGCAATACCAGTTGTATGAAAATGCCATCACCGTACTCAAGAATGCGGCCGACGTACTTCCGATAAAAAGCGTAGAAAAGACGCGCATCGCTTATGTAAAGCTTGGCGATGACAACAATACGGCGTTTGTTACGACGTTGAAAAAATACGCTGACGTAACCGAACTCGCTGACCCGAACATCGATTCACTGAACGTAAAGCTCAAAGATTTTGACCTGGTCGTTGTCGGTTTCCACAAATCGGACAAGGCCTGGAAAAATCATGCGTTCACGGATACTGAAATCCAGTGGGTAAGCCAGCTCGCCAAACAAAATAAAGTAATCCTTGACGTTTTCACCAAACCGTATTCGCTTTCTGCAATTCCTGATTTCGCCGAAATCGAAGGATTGATCGTTTCGTATCAAAATTCCGATGTGGCCCAGGAAGTTTCGGCTGAGCTGATTTTCGGTGCCATTGATGCCAAGGGAAAACTGCCGGTAACCATCAACAACGAATTTCGGGTAAATCATGGGCTGGCAACACAAAAACTGGACCGACTTGGTTTCACGGCGCCCGAAAACGTGGACATGAATCCGCAGGTCCTTGCAAAAATTGACGCCATAGCGCAAAAAGCCATTGATGCGAAAATGACTCCGGGTGCCCAAGTGCTCGTCGCGCGTAAGGGGAAAGTGATTTACCAGAAATCTTTCGGCTACCATACGTACGACAATACAAGGAAAGTACGCAATTCAGACGTGTATGACGTGGCATCGCTCACGAAAATCCTGGCCACATTGCCTAATGTCATGCAGGCTTACGACAAAGGAAAAGTGACGCTTGATTCCAAACTTGGCAGCATGCTACCTGTATTTGCCAATACAGACAAGAAAGACATCACCTTCAAGGAACTGCTTTCACATTACGCAAGGTTTGAGGCGTGGATCCCTTTCTATAAATCTACTTTGGACTCCAATAAAATACCGTTGCCAAAATACTACAGTAAAGTACCCGACGCCATGTTTTCGAGGCAGGTCGCAGACAGTCTTTATATCCTGAAGGACTATAATGACACCATCATGAAAGCAATCGCAAACAGCAGGCTCATACCGAAGAAGGAATACAAGTATAGCGATTTTACGTTCCTGATCCTGAAAGAGTATCTGGAGAAAATCAACCATAAGACACTGGACGCTCAGGCTTACGAAAACTTTTATCGTTTTTTAGGTGCAAACAACACGTTGTTCAATCCATTGCAAAAATTCCTCAAAGCGGACATTCCGCCAACAGAAATTGACAATTATTTCCGCCATCAGGTTTTGCAGGGTTACGTCCACGATATGGCTGCAGCAATGGAGGGTGGCGTTGCAGGCCATGCGGGATTGTTTTCCAATGCCATGGACGTCGCAAAAATAATGCAGATGTATCTTCAGAAAGGGCATTACGGCGGGCACACCTTCTTCGGCGAGAAAACCTTCGATGATTTCAACACCTGCTATTTTTGTGCAGACGGCAACCGCAGGGCTTTGGGATTTGATAAGCAGCAGTTGCCGGGAACGCAGGGGCCGACATGCGGATGTGTATCATCGTTGAGCTTTGGGCACACCGGATTTACCGGAACTTACGCCTGGGCCGACCCTGAGACCGACATTGTTTATGTGTTCCTTTCAAATCGCACGTACCCTGACGCTTCGGCACCTAACGCGCTATCTAAGAACAACATACGCGAAGACATACAGAAAGTCATACAGCAGGCCATTATAAAATAA
- a CDS encoding protease complex subunit PrcB family protein — MKKIVLVLIAASAFSCKTVKTAAETPLYEVLAERSTGGAQIRFYEIISEPNEFKMIKNDPALKKKIKPTDIDTSNFVILSAGEKSTGGYSIGVEKVTETSTNIVITVKETAPKPGAMVTESLTTPFTIVKINSKKEILFEE, encoded by the coding sequence ATGAAAAAGATTGTATTAGTATTGATCGCAGCCTCGGCTTTTTCCTGTAAAACGGTGAAAACTGCTGCTGAAACCCCCTTATACGAAGTGTTGGCCGAAAGAAGTACCGGCGGGGCACAAATCAGGTTTTATGAAATTATATCGGAACCGAACGAATTCAAGATGATCAAAAATGATCCGGCACTGAAAAAGAAGATCAAGCCGACAGACATTGATACTTCCAATTTTGTCATCCTGAGTGCGGGTGAAAAAAGTACCGGTGGTTACAGCATCGGCGTAGAAAAAGTCACCGAAACGAGCACCAATATTGTGATTACTGTCAAGGAGACCGCACCGAAACCCGGCGCGATGGTCACCGAGTCGCTGACGACGCCGTTTACGATCGTCAAGATCAATTCCAAAAAAGAAATCCTGTTTGAGGAATAA
- the bshA gene encoding N-acetyl-alpha-D-glucosaminyl L-malate synthase BshA — translation MKIAIVCYPTFGGSGVVATELGLELARRGHEIHFITYRQPVRLALLNSNIHYHEVNVPEYPLFHYQPYELALSSKLVDMVKLYKIELLHVHYAIPHAYAGYMAKQMLKSEGIRIPMVTTLHGTDITLVGSHPFYKPAVTFSINKSDIVTSVSQSLKEDTYNLFDVRKEIHVIPNFIELDKNLDDSSIPCHRSVMAKPGERIVTHISNFRKVKRIPDVVDIFYKIQQQIPAKLMMVGDGPEKIKAEQHCARLGISDKVIFFGNSNEIDRILSYTDLFLLPSETESFGLAALEAMAWSVPVISSNSGGLPEVNFDGISGFLSDVGDTDAMAANAVKILSDDAALSSFKKNALDVAKQFDIQNILPLYEALYQQALSKIAL, via the coding sequence ATGAAAATTGCAATTGTCTGTTATCCGACATTCGGCGGGAGTGGTGTCGTTGCTACGGAATTGGGGCTTGAACTCGCAAGGCGCGGACATGAAATTCACTTCATTACGTACCGGCAGCCCGTGAGGCTGGCGCTTTTAAATTCCAACATCCACTACCACGAAGTCAATGTCCCTGAATACCCATTGTTTCACTACCAGCCTTACGAGCTCGCGCTTTCGAGCAAGCTGGTCGATATGGTGAAACTGTATAAAATTGAATTGCTGCACGTACACTATGCCATTCCGCACGCGTACGCCGGCTACATGGCAAAACAGATGCTTAAAAGCGAAGGCATCAGGATTCCTATGGTCACGACTTTACATGGAACAGACATTACCCTTGTGGGCAGCCATCCGTTTTACAAGCCTGCGGTGACTTTCAGCATCAACAAGTCGGATATCGTAACCTCTGTCTCACAGAGCCTTAAGGAAGACACTTACAACCTTTTTGACGTCAGGAAGGAAATCCATGTCATCCCTAACTTCATTGAGCTCGACAAAAATCTCGACGACTCCAGTATTCCCTGCCACAGGTCGGTCATGGCAAAGCCAGGCGAGCGAATTGTCACACACATCAGTAATTTCCGGAAAGTGAAAAGGATTCCGGATGTGGTGGATATTTTTTATAAAATCCAACAACAGATCCCGGCCAAATTGATGATGGTGGGCGATGGTCCGGAAAAAATAAAAGCGGAGCAGCACTGCGCCAGGCTTGGCATCAGCGACAAAGTGATTTTTTTCGGAAACAGCAACGAAATCGACCGCATCCTGAGCTACACGGATTTATTCCTGCTTCCTTCAGAAACTGAAAGTTTCGGACTTGCCGCCCTGGAAGCGATGGCCTGGAGCGTGCCGGTGATTTCCAGCAATTCGGGCGGGTTGCCTGAAGTCAATTTCGATGGTATTTCCGGTTTCCTGAGCGATGTGGGAGACACCGATGCCATGGCAGCCAACGCGGTTAAAATATTATCTGATGATGCAGCGTTATCATCATTCAAGAAAAATGCGCTTGACGTGGCAAAACAGTTCGACATCCAGAACATCCTGCCGTTGTACGAAGCGCTTTACCAACAGGCCTTATCAAAGATTGCCTTATGA